AGGCTGACCTTTAGATATCTTGAAGGGATGGCATTTCCCAAAAGTTTTTGAGGGTAGGTAAAATGTGAAGGATTAAAGTGTTGCGTGTGAGAGGCTGTCGTTAATCTTCCTGTTTTTACCTTTTTGGAGAAAAGAACTGCATAAATCCAAGTAACCTAGAGGGTTTTCTTACAATATATGCTTGGTCTTTTTTCTGGTGGTTTCCCCTTCTTCGGTGTATCATCTTCCCTTGAGGAGCTGTTCTCTACATGAATGCAATCAAGGATACTCCGCCCTTTTTGGAACTCAGGGATGTCAGCAAAACCTATTATCTTACGAAAAGCCATACAGTGCAGGCTGTAGACTCTGTCTCTTTCTGTATAGGACAGGGTGAATTCGTTACCCTCATAGGACCCTCGGGGTGTGGCAAAAGTACGACGCTGCGCATGATCGCAGGATTTCTCAAACCCACCCAAGGGGATATTCTGCTTGAGGGAAAATCTATCACTTCCCTTGGCCCTGAGCAACGAAACATCCCCATGGTCTTTCAAAACTATGCACTTTTCCCCCATCTGAACGTTTTTGAGAACATAGCGTATGGTTTGAAGGCGAGAAAGTACTCAGAAGATGCCATCGTTCACGATGTAGCCATGATGTGCCAGATGCTGAATCTTGTGGGTATGGAGACTCGGTTTCCTGATGAGCTATCCGATGGGCAACAACAACGAGTGTCCCTTGCCAGGGCTTTGGTCATAAAACCCAAGATACTTCTTTTTGATGAACCTCTGTCCAACCTTGACGCACGGCTAAGAATCCAGACGCGGGCGGAAATCAAACGCATGCAACAGATTCTTAAGATTACCGTGCTGTATGTAACACACGACCAACAGGAAGCCCTCAGCATTCCCGATAGGGTAGTGGTCATGCACAAAGGAAAAATCATCCAGCAAGGAAGACCGAGAGAAATCTACAACAACCCCAAAACCCCCTTTGTTGCTGATTTTATCGGAAATGCCAACTTTTACGAGGCTTGTGTCGTTTCCGTTGAACCATCCTCCGTCTTGGTTGCCCTGTATGATGAAACTTTCAGTGTTCCCCTGACGCAATGTGACCACCTGCCCATCAAGGGCGAAAGGATACTGCTTTCCATCAACCCAATCACCATTGCACTTTCCGACTCTCGTGAGGCCTTAGGGGAAAATGGGTATACCGCCATTGTTGAACAGTGCCTGTTCAACGGCCAATCCTTCGAGTATACAACTACGTTTGGCGATACCAGTCTCAGGGTCCTGCACCCGAATATTCGAGGTGATGCCCTGGAATATGCTACCGGTACCCCAGTGATACTGACCTTTCATCCCGAGACGTTCCATGTATATAAAATCAAGGAGTAGTCTATGAATAATCGAAAATCCTTGGTTTCCGGCCTTTTGATGCTTGAGTTGGTAGGTGAGCATGTTGTAGTCATTTTGCTAACCCAAATCGTTTCCGACGCAACGTTCGCTTTGTCTTTCCAACTCATTTATATGACTGTACGCTATACGTACAGCAATCGACCCCTTTTGTTTAATCTGACAACCTGGTTGGCCGGCCCTTTTCTGTTTGCCTTGTTTTCATCACTGCCCTTGCCAGGGGCACTGCCGATTCTCTTGCTTGGCTCAAGTACGGCCTTTTTGGCAAGATATCGCTATCCTGTCGCCCGGTTCTTTCATTTGCTTCCTAAAAAGAAAACTCTGCCCACCAAGGAAGCCCATGAACTGATGCTTGCCACACTTGCCCATGAGATACGTACCCCCCTTACCATTATGCAGACGACTGAAAATGT
The sequence above is a segment of the Sphaerochaeta pleomorpha str. Grapes genome. Coding sequences within it:
- a CDS encoding ABC transporter ATP-binding protein — translated: MNAIKDTPPFLELRDVSKTYYLTKSHTVQAVDSVSFCIGQGEFVTLIGPSGCGKSTTLRMIAGFLKPTQGDILLEGKSITSLGPEQRNIPMVFQNYALFPHLNVFENIAYGLKARKYSEDAIVHDVAMMCQMLNLVGMETRFPDELSDGQQQRVSLARALVIKPKILLFDEPLSNLDARLRIQTRAEIKRMQQILKITVLYVTHDQQEALSIPDRVVVMHKGKIIQQGRPREIYNNPKTPFVADFIGNANFYEACVVSVEPSSVLVALYDETFSVPLTQCDHLPIKGERILLSINPITIALSDSREALGENGYTAIVEQCLFNGQSFEYTTTFGDTSLRVLHPNIRGDALEYATGTPVILTFHPETFHVYKIKE